The following coding sequences lie in one Arachis hypogaea cultivar Tifrunner chromosome 9, arahy.Tifrunner.gnm2.J5K5, whole genome shotgun sequence genomic window:
- the LOC112712366 gene encoding probable plastid-lipid-associated protein 12, chloroplastic isoform X2 encodes MAVKAVNLGFQLPSSSPSSFGSSSPKLRKDRLVFRSSTVEQISFTESENSLIEALIGIQGRGRSSSPNQLNAVERAVQVLERLGGVPDPTKSNLIEGRWQLIFTTRPGTASPIQRTFVGVDFFSVFQEVYLQTNDPRVCNIVSFSDAIGELKVEAAASIQDGKRILFRFDRAAFSFRFLPFKVPYPVPFRLLGDEAKGWLDTTYLSHSGNLRISRGNKGTTFVLQKQTEPRQRLLTAVSSGRNVKEAIEELVSLTRNNGEKEPELEEGEWQMVWNSQTVTDSWIENAANGLMGKQIIGKNGRIKFVVDILLGLKFSMTGNFVKTGTKMYDVTMDDAAIIGGPFGYPMQMENKFTLELLYSDEKIRITRGYNEILFVHTRTDASRMN; translated from the exons ATGGCAGTGAAAGCTGTAAATTTAGGGTTTCAGTTGCCCTCATCAAGTCCTTCAAGCTTTGGTTCTTCTTCTCCAAAGCTCCGCAAAGATCGGTTAGTGTTTCGGTCCTCAACAGTGGAGCAAATCTCTTTTACAGAATCTGAGAATTCACTCATCGAAGCTCTTATCGGCATCCAAGGACGTGGACGTTCTTCTTCTCCGAACCAGCTCAAT GCTGTTGAGCGAGCTGTGCAAGTTCTCGAACGTTTAGGTGGCGTGCCTGATCCG ACAAAATCAAACTTAATCGAGGGTCGATGGCAGTTAATTTTCACTACCAGACCGGGAACAGCATCGCCAATTCAG AGAACATTTGTTGGGGTTGACTTCTTTAGTGTATTTCAAGAGGTATATCTTCAAACAAATGATCCACGGGTGTGCAATATTGTGTCATTTTCTGATGCCATTGGTGAGCTGAAAGTTGAg GCAGCAGCATCAATTCAAGATGGAAAAAGAATCCTTTTTAGGTTTGACAGAGCTGCATTTTCTTTTAGATTTCTGCCATTTAAAGTTCCATATCCAGTTCCATTTAGGCTACTTGGTGATGAAGCAAAGGGTTGGTTAGACACCACCTATTTGTCGCATTCAGGAAACCTTCGTATCTCAAGGGGAAATAAG GGAACTACATTTGTGTTGCAGAAGCAAACTGAACCTAGGCAGAGGTTACTGACAGCGGTTTCGTCAGGGAGGAATGTCAAAGAG GCAATAGAGGAATTAGTTTCCCTAACGCGGAATAATGGTGAAAAGGAACCAGAACTAGAAGAAGGAGAGTGGCAGATGGTATGGAACTCACAG ACTGTGACAGATAGTTGGATAGAGAATGCTGCAAACGGTCTGATGGGAAAGCAG ATCATCGGGAAAAATGGTCGAATAAAGTTTGTGGTTGACATCTTGCTTGGGCTTAAGTTCTCCATGACTGGAAATTTTGT gaaaactggcaccaaaatgtaTGATGTTACAATGGACGATGCAGCCATAATTGGTGGCCCATTTGGATATCCCATGCAGATGGAGAACAAGTTCACCTTGGAGCTTCT GTATAGTGATGAGAAGATCAGAATCACCCGGGGATACAATGAAATCCTGTTCGTTCATACGCGTACCGATGCATCGAGGATGAACTAA
- the LOC112712366 gene encoding probable plastid-lipid-associated protein 12, chloroplastic isoform X1, translating to MAVKAVNLGFQLPSSSPSSFGSSSPKLRKDRLVFRSSTVEQISFTESENSLIEALIGIQGRGRSSSPNQLNAVERAVQVLERLGGVPDPFIDYWSTSNLILQTKSNLIEGRWQLIFTTRPGTASPIQRTFVGVDFFSVFQEVYLQTNDPRVCNIVSFSDAIGELKVEAAASIQDGKRILFRFDRAAFSFRFLPFKVPYPVPFRLLGDEAKGWLDTTYLSHSGNLRISRGNKGTTFVLQKQTEPRQRLLTAVSSGRNVKEAIEELVSLTRNNGEKEPELEEGEWQMVWNSQTVTDSWIENAANGLMGKQIIGKNGRIKFVVDILLGLKFSMTGNFVKTGTKMYDVTMDDAAIIGGPFGYPMQMENKFTLELLYSDEKIRITRGYNEILFVHTRTDASRMN from the exons ATGGCAGTGAAAGCTGTAAATTTAGGGTTTCAGTTGCCCTCATCAAGTCCTTCAAGCTTTGGTTCTTCTTCTCCAAAGCTCCGCAAAGATCGGTTAGTGTTTCGGTCCTCAACAGTGGAGCAAATCTCTTTTACAGAATCTGAGAATTCACTCATCGAAGCTCTTATCGGCATCCAAGGACGTGGACGTTCTTCTTCTCCGAACCAGCTCAAT GCTGTTGAGCGAGCTGTGCAAGTTCTCGAACGTTTAGGTGGCGTGCCTGATCCG TTCATAGATTACTGGAGTACATCAAATTTAATTCTGCAGACAAAATCAAACTTAATCGAGGGTCGATGGCAGTTAATTTTCACTACCAGACCGGGAACAGCATCGCCAATTCAG AGAACATTTGTTGGGGTTGACTTCTTTAGTGTATTTCAAGAGGTATATCTTCAAACAAATGATCCACGGGTGTGCAATATTGTGTCATTTTCTGATGCCATTGGTGAGCTGAAAGTTGAg GCAGCAGCATCAATTCAAGATGGAAAAAGAATCCTTTTTAGGTTTGACAGAGCTGCATTTTCTTTTAGATTTCTGCCATTTAAAGTTCCATATCCAGTTCCATTTAGGCTACTTGGTGATGAAGCAAAGGGTTGGTTAGACACCACCTATTTGTCGCATTCAGGAAACCTTCGTATCTCAAGGGGAAATAAG GGAACTACATTTGTGTTGCAGAAGCAAACTGAACCTAGGCAGAGGTTACTGACAGCGGTTTCGTCAGGGAGGAATGTCAAAGAG GCAATAGAGGAATTAGTTTCCCTAACGCGGAATAATGGTGAAAAGGAACCAGAACTAGAAGAAGGAGAGTGGCAGATGGTATGGAACTCACAG ACTGTGACAGATAGTTGGATAGAGAATGCTGCAAACGGTCTGATGGGAAAGCAG ATCATCGGGAAAAATGGTCGAATAAAGTTTGTGGTTGACATCTTGCTTGGGCTTAAGTTCTCCATGACTGGAAATTTTGT gaaaactggcaccaaaatgtaTGATGTTACAATGGACGATGCAGCCATAATTGGTGGCCCATTTGGATATCCCATGCAGATGGAGAACAAGTTCACCTTGGAGCTTCT GTATAGTGATGAGAAGATCAGAATCACCCGGGGATACAATGAAATCCTGTTCGTTCATACGCGTACCGATGCATCGAGGATGAACTAA
- the LOC112712366 gene encoding probable plastid-lipid-associated protein 12, chloroplastic isoform X6, which yields MAVKAVNLGFQLPSSSPSSFGSSSPKLRKDRLVFRSSTVEQISFTESENSLIEALIGIQGRGRSSSPNQLNAVERAVQVLERLGGVPDPTKSNLIEGRWQLIFTTRPGTASPIQRTFVGVDFFSVFQEVYLQTNDPRVCNIVSFSDAIGELKVEGTTFVLQKQTEPRQRLLTAVSSGRNVKEAIEELVSLTRNNGEKEPELEEGEWQMVWNSQTVTDSWIENAANGLMGKQIIGKNGRIKFVVDILLGLKFSMTGNFVKTGTKMYDVTMDDAAIIGGPFGYPMQMENKFTLELLYSDEKIRITRGYNEILFVHTRTDASRMN from the exons ATGGCAGTGAAAGCTGTAAATTTAGGGTTTCAGTTGCCCTCATCAAGTCCTTCAAGCTTTGGTTCTTCTTCTCCAAAGCTCCGCAAAGATCGGTTAGTGTTTCGGTCCTCAACAGTGGAGCAAATCTCTTTTACAGAATCTGAGAATTCACTCATCGAAGCTCTTATCGGCATCCAAGGACGTGGACGTTCTTCTTCTCCGAACCAGCTCAAT GCTGTTGAGCGAGCTGTGCAAGTTCTCGAACGTTTAGGTGGCGTGCCTGATCCG ACAAAATCAAACTTAATCGAGGGTCGATGGCAGTTAATTTTCACTACCAGACCGGGAACAGCATCGCCAATTCAG AGAACATTTGTTGGGGTTGACTTCTTTAGTGTATTTCAAGAGGTATATCTTCAAACAAATGATCCACGGGTGTGCAATATTGTGTCATTTTCTGATGCCATTGGTGAGCTGAAAGTTGAg GGAACTACATTTGTGTTGCAGAAGCAAACTGAACCTAGGCAGAGGTTACTGACAGCGGTTTCGTCAGGGAGGAATGTCAAAGAG GCAATAGAGGAATTAGTTTCCCTAACGCGGAATAATGGTGAAAAGGAACCAGAACTAGAAGAAGGAGAGTGGCAGATGGTATGGAACTCACAG ACTGTGACAGATAGTTGGATAGAGAATGCTGCAAACGGTCTGATGGGAAAGCAG ATCATCGGGAAAAATGGTCGAATAAAGTTTGTGGTTGACATCTTGCTTGGGCTTAAGTTCTCCATGACTGGAAATTTTGT gaaaactggcaccaaaatgtaTGATGTTACAATGGACGATGCAGCCATAATTGGTGGCCCATTTGGATATCCCATGCAGATGGAGAACAAGTTCACCTTGGAGCTTCT GTATAGTGATGAGAAGATCAGAATCACCCGGGGATACAATGAAATCCTGTTCGTTCATACGCGTACCGATGCATCGAGGATGAACTAA
- the LOC112712366 gene encoding probable plastid-lipid-associated protein 12, chloroplastic isoform X7, producing the protein MAVKAVNLGFQLPSSSPSSFGSSSPKLRKDRLVFRSSTVEQISFTESENSLIEALIGIQGRGRSSSPNQLNAVERAVQVLERLGGVPDPAAASIQDGKRILFRFDRAAFSFRFLPFKVPYPVPFRLLGDEAKGWLDTTYLSHSGNLRISRGNKGTTFVLQKQTEPRQRLLTAVSSGRNVKEAIEELVSLTRNNGEKEPELEEGEWQMVWNSQTVTDSWIENAANGLMGKQIIGKNGRIKFVVDILLGLKFSMTGNFVKTGTKMYDVTMDDAAIIGGPFGYPMQMENKFTLELLYSDEKIRITRGYNEILFVHTRTDASRMN; encoded by the exons ATGGCAGTGAAAGCTGTAAATTTAGGGTTTCAGTTGCCCTCATCAAGTCCTTCAAGCTTTGGTTCTTCTTCTCCAAAGCTCCGCAAAGATCGGTTAGTGTTTCGGTCCTCAACAGTGGAGCAAATCTCTTTTACAGAATCTGAGAATTCACTCATCGAAGCTCTTATCGGCATCCAAGGACGTGGACGTTCTTCTTCTCCGAACCAGCTCAAT GCTGTTGAGCGAGCTGTGCAAGTTCTCGAACGTTTAGGTGGCGTGCCTGATCCG GCAGCAGCATCAATTCAAGATGGAAAAAGAATCCTTTTTAGGTTTGACAGAGCTGCATTTTCTTTTAGATTTCTGCCATTTAAAGTTCCATATCCAGTTCCATTTAGGCTACTTGGTGATGAAGCAAAGGGTTGGTTAGACACCACCTATTTGTCGCATTCAGGAAACCTTCGTATCTCAAGGGGAAATAAG GGAACTACATTTGTGTTGCAGAAGCAAACTGAACCTAGGCAGAGGTTACTGACAGCGGTTTCGTCAGGGAGGAATGTCAAAGAG GCAATAGAGGAATTAGTTTCCCTAACGCGGAATAATGGTGAAAAGGAACCAGAACTAGAAGAAGGAGAGTGGCAGATGGTATGGAACTCACAG ACTGTGACAGATAGTTGGATAGAGAATGCTGCAAACGGTCTGATGGGAAAGCAG ATCATCGGGAAAAATGGTCGAATAAAGTTTGTGGTTGACATCTTGCTTGGGCTTAAGTTCTCCATGACTGGAAATTTTGT gaaaactggcaccaaaatgtaTGATGTTACAATGGACGATGCAGCCATAATTGGTGGCCCATTTGGATATCCCATGCAGATGGAGAACAAGTTCACCTTGGAGCTTCT GTATAGTGATGAGAAGATCAGAATCACCCGGGGATACAATGAAATCCTGTTCGTTCATACGCGTACCGATGCATCGAGGATGAACTAA
- the LOC112712366 gene encoding probable plastid-lipid-associated protein 12, chloroplastic isoform X3: MAVKAVNLGFQLPSSSPSSFGSSSPKLRKDRLVFRSSTVEQISFTESENSLIEALIGIQGRGRSSSPNQLNAVERAVQVLERLGGVPDPFIDYWSTSNLILQTKSNLIEGRWQLIFTTRPGTASPIQAAASIQDGKRILFRFDRAAFSFRFLPFKVPYPVPFRLLGDEAKGWLDTTYLSHSGNLRISRGNKGTTFVLQKQTEPRQRLLTAVSSGRNVKEAIEELVSLTRNNGEKEPELEEGEWQMVWNSQTVTDSWIENAANGLMGKQIIGKNGRIKFVVDILLGLKFSMTGNFVKTGTKMYDVTMDDAAIIGGPFGYPMQMENKFTLELLYSDEKIRITRGYNEILFVHTRTDASRMN; this comes from the exons ATGGCAGTGAAAGCTGTAAATTTAGGGTTTCAGTTGCCCTCATCAAGTCCTTCAAGCTTTGGTTCTTCTTCTCCAAAGCTCCGCAAAGATCGGTTAGTGTTTCGGTCCTCAACAGTGGAGCAAATCTCTTTTACAGAATCTGAGAATTCACTCATCGAAGCTCTTATCGGCATCCAAGGACGTGGACGTTCTTCTTCTCCGAACCAGCTCAAT GCTGTTGAGCGAGCTGTGCAAGTTCTCGAACGTTTAGGTGGCGTGCCTGATCCG TTCATAGATTACTGGAGTACATCAAATTTAATTCTGCAGACAAAATCAAACTTAATCGAGGGTCGATGGCAGTTAATTTTCACTACCAGACCGGGAACAGCATCGCCAATTCAG GCAGCAGCATCAATTCAAGATGGAAAAAGAATCCTTTTTAGGTTTGACAGAGCTGCATTTTCTTTTAGATTTCTGCCATTTAAAGTTCCATATCCAGTTCCATTTAGGCTACTTGGTGATGAAGCAAAGGGTTGGTTAGACACCACCTATTTGTCGCATTCAGGAAACCTTCGTATCTCAAGGGGAAATAAG GGAACTACATTTGTGTTGCAGAAGCAAACTGAACCTAGGCAGAGGTTACTGACAGCGGTTTCGTCAGGGAGGAATGTCAAAGAG GCAATAGAGGAATTAGTTTCCCTAACGCGGAATAATGGTGAAAAGGAACCAGAACTAGAAGAAGGAGAGTGGCAGATGGTATGGAACTCACAG ACTGTGACAGATAGTTGGATAGAGAATGCTGCAAACGGTCTGATGGGAAAGCAG ATCATCGGGAAAAATGGTCGAATAAAGTTTGTGGTTGACATCTTGCTTGGGCTTAAGTTCTCCATGACTGGAAATTTTGT gaaaactggcaccaaaatgtaTGATGTTACAATGGACGATGCAGCCATAATTGGTGGCCCATTTGGATATCCCATGCAGATGGAGAACAAGTTCACCTTGGAGCTTCT GTATAGTGATGAGAAGATCAGAATCACCCGGGGATACAATGAAATCCTGTTCGTTCATACGCGTACCGATGCATCGAGGATGAACTAA
- the LOC112712364 gene encoding uncharacterized protein codes for MKGGKAANPLISFEHKRDAYGFTVRPQHLHRYREYANIYKEEEEERSDRWNSFLERQAESSDLTKEGLAADEDGALGAKATEKESDVSSEKDGDGNESSTQKPGSDDAAENGSQKEGLPECESTKVHKVQLWTEIRPSLRTIEDMMRIRVKKKTVPIKDERNKKGVPKDESQSHTDDSKSVKGACEEDSDEEFYDVERSDPSSDAPPVDGTTSAPSNGIAADAASLEAPWKEELEVLVRGGVPMALRGELWQAFVGAKARRVEKYYQHLLALENDSESKTDQQSVQSAEDNGNTSADCIRVPEKWKGQIEKDLPRTFPGHPALDEDGRNALRRLLTAYARHNPSVGYCQAMNFFAGLLLLLMPEENAFWTLMGILDDYFDGYYSEEMIESQVDQLVFEELVRERFPKLVNHLDYLGVQVAWVTGPWFLSIFVNMLPWESVLRVWDVLLFEGNRVMLFRTAVALMELYGPALVTTKDAGDAVTLLQSLAGSTFDSSQLVLTACMGFQSINEARLQELRNKHRPSVIAAIEERSKGLKAWRDSHGLASKLFSFKHDPKSQQSGDMQVIGSLSRSESGSTNADEILISLTGEGEIDSVPDLHEQVAYLKVELCRILEEKRSAIIRAEELEIALMEMVKQDNRRQLSAKVEQLEQEVAELRQALSDKQEQETAMLEVLMRVEQEQKVTEDARRFAEQDAAAQRYAVQVLQSKYEEATAALGEMEKRAVMAESMLEATLQYQSGQAKAQPSPRSLQPESPASRNNQEPTIDIPPRRVSLLSRWRDRNKGKEESADGKPNVEEQCMGNPKVEEQSMGKPKVEEQSKEQPIVEEQSMGKPTVEEQSAVNHQEGNGLKVEDEIRKEDNA; via the exons ATGAAGGGTGGCAAAGCTGCTAATCCGCTCATCTCATTCGAACATAAGAG GGATGCGTATGGGTTCACCGTGCGGCCTCAGCACCTGCACAGATATCGAGAATATGCTAACATATACAAG gaggaagaagaggaaaggTCAGATCGGTGGAACTCATTTCTAGAACGGCAGGCCGAGTCTTCTGACTTGACCAAGGAAGGATTGGCTGCGGATGAAGATGGAGCTTTGGGGGCTAAAGccacagagaaagaatctgatgTTAGCTCAGAGAAAGATGGTGATGGAAATGAGTCGAGCACCCAAAAGCCTGGTTCTGATGATGCAGCTGAAAATGGTAGTCAAAAAGAGGGCTTACCAGAATGTGAATCCACAAAAGTTCATAAAGTTCAATTATGGACAGAGATAAGACCATCTCTTCGCACTATTGAAGATATGATGAGGATCCGTGTGAAGAAGAAAACCGTGCCAATAAAAGATGAAAGAAACAAGAAAGGTGTGCCAAAAGATGAATCGCAATCTCACACTGACGATTCTAAGTCCGTAAAGGGAGCTTGTGAGGAAGACTCTGATGAGGAGTTCTATGATGTTGAGAGGTCTGACCCTAGTTCAGATGCCCCTCCTGTTGATGGCACAACAAGTGCCCCATCTAATGGTATTGCTGCTGATGCAGCATCACTAGAGGCTCCATGGAAAGAAGAGTTGGAAGTTCTTGTTCGTGGGGGAGTGCCAATGGCTCTGAGGGGAGAG CTTTGGCAAGCTTTTGTGGGTGCGAAAGCAAGGCGGGTGGAAAAGTATTATCAGCATTTGCTGGCTCTAGAGAATGACTCTGAAAGTAAAACTGATCAGCAAAGCGTTCAGTCAGCTGAGGATAATGGGAACACTAGTGCTGATTGCATACGTGTGCCAGAAAAATGGAAAGGACAGATTGAGAAG GATCTGCCTCGGACCTTTCCTGGCCATCCTGCCCTTGATGAGGACGGTAGAAATGCTTTGAGGCGATTACTTACTGCATATGCTCGACATAATCCTTCAGTTGGTTATTGTcag GCCATGAATTTTTTTGCGGGATTATTGCTGCTATTGATGCCTGAAGAAAATGCCTTCTG GACCTTGATGGGCattttagatgattattttgatGGCTATTATTCAGAGGAAATGATAGAGTCTCAG GTCGATCAACTTGTTTTTGAGGAGTTGGTACGGGAGAGGTTTCCGAAATTgg TCAATCATCTGGATTATCTGGGAGTGCAAGTAGCATGGGTTACTGGACCGTGGTTCCTTTCCATTTTTGTGAACATGCTTCCTTGGGAAAGTG TTCTTCGAGTGTGGGACGTGCTTCTTTTTGAAGGAAACCGAGTCATGCTATTTAGAACTGCTGTTGCTTTAATGGAGCTATATG gTCCTGCGTTGGTAACAACTAAGGATGCTGGAGATGCAGTCACTTTACTCCAGTCCTTGGCTGGCTCCACATTTGATAGCAGCCAGCTTGTATTGACAGCTTGTATGGGTTTCCAAAGTATAAATGAAGCAAGATTGCAAGAGCTGAGGAATAAACATCGGCCATCGGTAATAGCTGCTATTGAAGAAAGATCGAAAGGGCTTAAAGCTTGGAGGGATTCACATGGTTTGGCATCAAAACTATTTAGCTTTAAACATGATCCTAAATCACAGCAGTCAGGTGATATGCAAGTGATTGGGAGTTTGTCGCGATCAGAATCTGGCTCAACAAATGCAGATGAGATTCTGATTAGTCTGACAGGAGAGGGTGAGATAGATTCCGTTCCAGACCTCCATGAGCAG GTTGCCTATCTGAAGGTTGAACTATGCAGAATACTAGAGGAGAAAAGATCAGCTATTATTCG AGCAGAGGAGCTTGAAATAGCACTAATGGAGATGGTCAAGCAGGATAACAGGCGGCAACTAAGTGCCAAG GTTGAGCAATTGGAGCAAGAGGTTGCTGAGCTTCGGCAGGCACTTTCTGATAAACAAGAACAGGAAACTGCAATGCTTGAG GTCTTGATGCGGGTGGAGCAAGAGCAAAAGGTGACGGAGGATGCTCGCAGGTTTGCGGAGCAAGATGCAGCAGCACAAAGATATGCTGTCCAAGTGCTTCAG TCAAAGTATGAAGAAGCAACTGCTGCACTTGGTGAAATGGAGAAGAGGGCAGTTATGGCAGAATCTATGCTTGAGGCTACATTGCAGTATCAGTCCGGTCAGGCTAAAGCACAACCATCACCACG ATCTTTGCAACCAGAATCTCCTGCATCAAGAAACAATCAGGAGCCTACAATCGACATCCCACCTAGGAGGGTTAGTTTGCTTTCTCGATGGCGTGATCGAAACAAG GGGAAAGAAGAGTCAGCTGATGGAAAGCCCAATGTTGAGGAGCAATGTATGGGAAACCCCAAGGTTGAGGAGCAAAGTATGGGAAAGCCCAAGGTGGAGGAACAAAGTAAGGAACAGCCCATTGTGGAGGAACAGAGTATGGGAAAGCCCACTGTTGAGGAACAAAGTGCAGTGAACCACCAAGAAGGAAATGGCCTTAAAGTAGAGGATGAGATTAGGAAAGAAGATAATGCCTAG
- the LOC112712366 gene encoding probable plastid-lipid-associated protein 12, chloroplastic isoform X5 codes for MAVKAVNLGFQLPSSSPSSFGSSSPKLRKDRLVFRSSTVEQISFTESENSLIEALIGIQGRGRSSSPNQLNAVERAVQVLERLGGVPDPFIDYWSTSNLILQTKSNLIEGRWQLIFTTRPGTASPIQRTFVGVDFFSVFQEVYLQTNDPRVCNIVSFSDAIGELKVEGTTFVLQKQTEPRQRLLTAVSSGRNVKEAIEELVSLTRNNGEKEPELEEGEWQMVWNSQTVTDSWIENAANGLMGKQIIGKNGRIKFVVDILLGLKFSMTGNFVKTGTKMYDVTMDDAAIIGGPFGYPMQMENKFTLELLYSDEKIRITRGYNEILFVHTRTDASRMN; via the exons ATGGCAGTGAAAGCTGTAAATTTAGGGTTTCAGTTGCCCTCATCAAGTCCTTCAAGCTTTGGTTCTTCTTCTCCAAAGCTCCGCAAAGATCGGTTAGTGTTTCGGTCCTCAACAGTGGAGCAAATCTCTTTTACAGAATCTGAGAATTCACTCATCGAAGCTCTTATCGGCATCCAAGGACGTGGACGTTCTTCTTCTCCGAACCAGCTCAAT GCTGTTGAGCGAGCTGTGCAAGTTCTCGAACGTTTAGGTGGCGTGCCTGATCCG TTCATAGATTACTGGAGTACATCAAATTTAATTCTGCAGACAAAATCAAACTTAATCGAGGGTCGATGGCAGTTAATTTTCACTACCAGACCGGGAACAGCATCGCCAATTCAG AGAACATTTGTTGGGGTTGACTTCTTTAGTGTATTTCAAGAGGTATATCTTCAAACAAATGATCCACGGGTGTGCAATATTGTGTCATTTTCTGATGCCATTGGTGAGCTGAAAGTTGAg GGAACTACATTTGTGTTGCAGAAGCAAACTGAACCTAGGCAGAGGTTACTGACAGCGGTTTCGTCAGGGAGGAATGTCAAAGAG GCAATAGAGGAATTAGTTTCCCTAACGCGGAATAATGGTGAAAAGGAACCAGAACTAGAAGAAGGAGAGTGGCAGATGGTATGGAACTCACAG ACTGTGACAGATAGTTGGATAGAGAATGCTGCAAACGGTCTGATGGGAAAGCAG ATCATCGGGAAAAATGGTCGAATAAAGTTTGTGGTTGACATCTTGCTTGGGCTTAAGTTCTCCATGACTGGAAATTTTGT gaaaactggcaccaaaatgtaTGATGTTACAATGGACGATGCAGCCATAATTGGTGGCCCATTTGGATATCCCATGCAGATGGAGAACAAGTTCACCTTGGAGCTTCT GTATAGTGATGAGAAGATCAGAATCACCCGGGGATACAATGAAATCCTGTTCGTTCATACGCGTACCGATGCATCGAGGATGAACTAA
- the LOC112712366 gene encoding probable plastid-lipid-associated protein 12, chloroplastic isoform X4: MAVKAVNLGFQLPSSSPSSFGSSSPKLRKDRLVFRSSTVEQISFTESENSLIEALIGIQGRGRSSSPNQLNAVERAVQVLERLGGVPDPTKSNLIEGRWQLIFTTRPGTASPIQAAASIQDGKRILFRFDRAAFSFRFLPFKVPYPVPFRLLGDEAKGWLDTTYLSHSGNLRISRGNKGTTFVLQKQTEPRQRLLTAVSSGRNVKEAIEELVSLTRNNGEKEPELEEGEWQMVWNSQTVTDSWIENAANGLMGKQIIGKNGRIKFVVDILLGLKFSMTGNFVKTGTKMYDVTMDDAAIIGGPFGYPMQMENKFTLELLYSDEKIRITRGYNEILFVHTRTDASRMN; the protein is encoded by the exons ATGGCAGTGAAAGCTGTAAATTTAGGGTTTCAGTTGCCCTCATCAAGTCCTTCAAGCTTTGGTTCTTCTTCTCCAAAGCTCCGCAAAGATCGGTTAGTGTTTCGGTCCTCAACAGTGGAGCAAATCTCTTTTACAGAATCTGAGAATTCACTCATCGAAGCTCTTATCGGCATCCAAGGACGTGGACGTTCTTCTTCTCCGAACCAGCTCAAT GCTGTTGAGCGAGCTGTGCAAGTTCTCGAACGTTTAGGTGGCGTGCCTGATCCG ACAAAATCAAACTTAATCGAGGGTCGATGGCAGTTAATTTTCACTACCAGACCGGGAACAGCATCGCCAATTCAG GCAGCAGCATCAATTCAAGATGGAAAAAGAATCCTTTTTAGGTTTGACAGAGCTGCATTTTCTTTTAGATTTCTGCCATTTAAAGTTCCATATCCAGTTCCATTTAGGCTACTTGGTGATGAAGCAAAGGGTTGGTTAGACACCACCTATTTGTCGCATTCAGGAAACCTTCGTATCTCAAGGGGAAATAAG GGAACTACATTTGTGTTGCAGAAGCAAACTGAACCTAGGCAGAGGTTACTGACAGCGGTTTCGTCAGGGAGGAATGTCAAAGAG GCAATAGAGGAATTAGTTTCCCTAACGCGGAATAATGGTGAAAAGGAACCAGAACTAGAAGAAGGAGAGTGGCAGATGGTATGGAACTCACAG ACTGTGACAGATAGTTGGATAGAGAATGCTGCAAACGGTCTGATGGGAAAGCAG ATCATCGGGAAAAATGGTCGAATAAAGTTTGTGGTTGACATCTTGCTTGGGCTTAAGTTCTCCATGACTGGAAATTTTGT gaaaactggcaccaaaatgtaTGATGTTACAATGGACGATGCAGCCATAATTGGTGGCCCATTTGGATATCCCATGCAGATGGAGAACAAGTTCACCTTGGAGCTTCT GTATAGTGATGAGAAGATCAGAATCACCCGGGGATACAATGAAATCCTGTTCGTTCATACGCGTACCGATGCATCGAGGATGAACTAA